The following are from one region of the Pseudomonas putida genome:
- a CDS encoding alpha/beta hydrolase → MLRATALALACLAGSSAIAAEPPTYGPQLEGFSYPHPLKHFDFKSQGQALQMGYMDVPAQGQANGHSVVLMHGKNFCAATWETTIDALSKAGYRVIAPDQVGFCSSSKPAHYQYSFQQLASNTHALLEQLGVKQSIVLGHSTGGMLATRYALMYPRQVERLAMVNPIGLEDWKALGVPYRTVDQWYARELELDAEGVREYERKTYYAGRWKPEYERWVQMLVGLNKGPGHEAVAWNSALIYDMIFTQPVYHEFKDLQMPTLLLIGDRDTTAIGSDIAPPEVKAKLGKYAELGPQVAKLIPKGELITFKGMGHAPQIEEPVRFNRTLVEWLGRQI, encoded by the coding sequence ATGCTGCGCGCAACCGCCCTGGCCCTGGCCTGCCTCGCCGGCAGTTCGGCCATCGCCGCCGAACCGCCTACCTACGGCCCCCAGCTGGAGGGCTTCAGTTACCCGCATCCGCTCAAGCATTTCGACTTCAAGTCCCAGGGCCAGGCCCTGCAGATGGGCTACATGGACGTGCCCGCCCAGGGCCAGGCCAACGGCCACAGCGTGGTGCTGATGCACGGCAAGAACTTCTGCGCCGCCACCTGGGAAACCACCATCGACGCCCTGAGCAAGGCTGGCTACCGGGTCATTGCCCCCGACCAGGTCGGGTTCTGCAGCTCCAGCAAACCGGCGCACTACCAGTACAGCTTCCAGCAACTGGCGAGCAACACCCATGCCCTGCTCGAGCAACTGGGCGTGAAACAAAGCATCGTGCTCGGCCACTCCACCGGTGGCATGCTCGCCACACGCTATGCGCTGATGTACCCGCGGCAGGTGGAGCGCCTGGCGATGGTCAACCCCATCGGGCTGGAAGACTGGAAAGCCCTGGGGGTGCCCTATCGCACGGTGGACCAGTGGTATGCGCGCGAGCTCGAACTGGATGCCGAAGGCGTGCGCGAGTATGAGCGCAAGACCTACTACGCCGGGCGCTGGAAGCCGGAGTACGAGCGCTGGGTGCAGATGCTGGTGGGCCTGAACAAGGGGCCGGGGCATGAAGCGGTGGCGTGGAACTCGGCGCTGATCTACGACATGATCTTCACGCAGCCGGTGTACCACGAGTTCAAGGACCTGCAGATGCCCACCCTGCTGCTGATCGGTGACCGGGACACCACGGCCATCGGCAGTGACATCGCGCCGCCGGAGGTGAAAGCGAAGCTGGGCAAGTATGCAGAGCTGGGGCCGCAGGTGGCCAAGCTGATTCCCAAGGGTGAGCTGATTACCTTCAAAGGTATGGGGCATGCGCCGCAGATCGAGGAGCCGGTGCGGTTCAACCGTACGCTGGTGGAGTGGTTAGGGCGCCAGATCTGA
- a CDS encoding YqaA family protein, which produces MLSLWALFLSAFGAATLLPLQSEAVLVGLLLRQPEAWATLLLVATLGNVLGSVVNWGLGRAIEHLRDKRWFPFSPAQLERAQQRYQRWGQWSLLLSWMPVIGDPLTLIAGIMREPFWRFLLLVTLAKAGRYGVLAMITMGWSHAW; this is translated from the coding sequence ATGCTCAGCCTGTGGGCGCTGTTCCTCAGCGCCTTCGGCGCCGCCACCCTGCTACCGTTGCAATCGGAGGCCGTGCTGGTCGGCCTTTTGCTGCGCCAGCCCGAGGCCTGGGCCACCCTGCTGCTGGTGGCTACCTTGGGCAATGTGCTGGGCTCGGTGGTCAACTGGGGGCTGGGGCGGGCCATCGAGCACCTGCGTGACAAGCGCTGGTTCCCGTTCAGCCCTGCCCAGCTGGAGCGCGCGCAACAGCGCTACCAGCGCTGGGGGCAATGGTCGCTGTTGCTCAGCTGGATGCCAGTGATCGGTGACCCGCTGACGCTGATCGCGGGCATCATGCGTGAGCCGTTCTGGCGCTTCTTGCTGCTGGTGACCCTGGCCAAGGCCGGCCGCTATGGGGTGCTGGCGATGATTACCATGGGCTGGTCTCACGCCTGGTAA
- a CDS encoding DUF411 domain-containing protein, giving the protein MLRKHLLTLGLLAATGLAQAAETIDVYRDPNCGCCKAWISHLRDNGFTVNDHVEPNMSAVKQRLGVAPRLASCHTGVIDGKFVEGHVPAEQVRLLAKRNDLKGLAVPGMPMGSPGMEMGDHKDAYQVIGVTQDGKDTVVANY; this is encoded by the coding sequence ATGCTGCGCAAACACTTGCTGACCCTGGGCCTGCTGGCCGCCACCGGCCTGGCCCAGGCTGCCGAGACCATCGACGTCTACCGCGACCCCAACTGCGGCTGCTGCAAGGCCTGGATCAGCCACCTGCGCGACAACGGCTTTACCGTGAACGACCATGTCGAGCCGAACATGAGTGCGGTCAAGCAACGCCTGGGCGTGGCGCCACGCCTGGCGTCATGCCATACCGGGGTGATCGACGGCAAGTTCGTCGAAGGCCACGTGCCGGCCGAGCAGGTGCGCCTGCTGGCCAAGCGCAACGACCTCAAGGGCCTGGCCGTGCCGGGCATGCCGATGGGCTCGCCCGGCATGGAAATGGGTGACCACAAGGATGCCTACCAGGTCATTGGCGTGACCCAGGACGGCAAGGACACCGTGGTCGCCAACTACTGA